One Edaphobacter bradus DNA window includes the following coding sequences:
- a CDS encoding acetyl-CoA C-acetyltransferase has protein sequence MRDVVIVSAVRTAVGKFQGVFAEMSAVQLGAIAVREAVRKAAIDAAIVDECVMGCVLPAGLGQNPARQAALQGGLADEVSALTINMVCGSGLRAVAVAAQNVMTGDAEVVVAGGMESMTNAPYLLPGARRGLRMGDSVAVDSMVKDGLWCACEDWHMGMTGELVAEKHSFTREQQDAFALESHRRASAAWREGRFDAEVVPVEVPGKKGAVTVVKRDESVRDDASMEALAALRPAFKKDGTVTAGNAPGVNDAAAAVVVMSAEKAKELGLKPMVTIKAQSTSGIAPKWVMLAPVIGVQRVLKKAGWDRDEVDLYELNEAFSAQALGVMKELGLDAKRVNVNGGAVAIGHPIGASGARVLVTLIHEMIRRDVKKGVAALCLGGGNSVALAVER, from the coding sequence ATGCGTGACGTAGTGATTGTGTCGGCGGTTCGGACCGCTGTGGGGAAGTTTCAGGGCGTGTTTGCGGAGATGTCGGCGGTGCAGCTGGGAGCGATTGCAGTTCGCGAGGCAGTGCGAAAAGCCGCGATTGACGCGGCGATTGTGGATGAGTGCGTGATGGGATGTGTGCTGCCGGCAGGGCTGGGGCAGAATCCTGCGCGGCAGGCTGCGTTGCAGGGCGGACTTGCGGATGAGGTGTCGGCGCTGACGATCAACATGGTTTGCGGAAGCGGATTGCGAGCGGTTGCGGTGGCGGCGCAGAACGTGATGACGGGTGATGCGGAGGTTGTGGTTGCCGGTGGGATGGAGTCGATGACGAACGCGCCGTATCTTTTGCCGGGAGCGAGGAGGGGGTTACGAATGGGTGACTCGGTCGCGGTGGACTCGATGGTGAAGGACGGTTTGTGGTGCGCGTGCGAGGACTGGCACATGGGAATGACTGGTGAGCTGGTGGCAGAGAAGCACTCGTTCACGCGCGAGCAGCAGGATGCGTTTGCGCTGGAGTCGCACCGGCGCGCGAGTGCGGCGTGGAGGGAGGGACGCTTCGATGCGGAGGTGGTTCCTGTGGAGGTTCCGGGGAAGAAGGGCGCGGTGACGGTGGTGAAGCGGGATGAGAGTGTGCGAGATGACGCTTCGATGGAGGCGCTCGCTGCATTGAGGCCGGCGTTCAAGAAGGATGGGACGGTGACGGCGGGGAATGCTCCGGGAGTGAACGATGCGGCGGCCGCGGTGGTCGTGATGTCGGCGGAGAAGGCGAAGGAGCTTGGACTGAAGCCGATGGTGACGATCAAGGCCCAGTCAACGAGCGGAATTGCGCCGAAGTGGGTGATGCTGGCTCCCGTGATCGGGGTGCAGCGGGTTCTCAAGAAGGCGGGATGGGACCGGGATGAGGTGGATCTGTATGAATTGAATGAGGCGTTCAGCGCGCAGGCGCTTGGGGTGATGAAGGAGTTGGGGCTGGATGCAAAGCGGGTGAATGTGAATGGCGGAGCGGTGGCGATCGGGCATCCGATTGGCGCGAGCGGTGCGAGGGTGCTGGTGACGCTGATTCACGAGATGATTCGGCGGGATGTGAAGAAGGGCGTGGCGGCTC
- a CDS encoding cysteine desulfurase family protein, which translates to MNRIYMDANATTPLLPEVFEAMRPFFLEHYGNASSIHQQGQHARAAVDHARESVARLLHCRPSEVVFTSGGTESDNLALFGVLSPGDHLITTSIEHHAVLHAAESLTSRGVEVTFLPVTPAGLVEPAALLAALQPNTRLVSIMYANNETGVIQPIDALAGIAHAGGALFHTDAVQAGGKLPLDVSAHGFLKDVDLLSLSGHKIYAPKGIGVLYVRRNVRLAPMFHGGSHERQRRPGTENVAGIVGFGKAAELSAEWLKSEGPAHLTALRDRLEQGILSQIEETGVNGAGAQRVSNTTNIYFDHVEAEALLIALDLKGLSVSGGSACQSGATEPSHVLTAMGLGAARARASIRFSLSKLTTEEEVDQALALIPAAVAHLRELSPTYHKNVATLV; encoded by the coding sequence ATGAACCGCATCTACATGGACGCCAACGCCACCACGCCTCTTCTCCCCGAGGTCTTCGAGGCCATGCGTCCCTTCTTTCTGGAGCACTACGGCAACGCCAGCTCCATCCACCAGCAGGGCCAGCACGCCCGCGCCGCCGTCGACCACGCTCGAGAATCCGTCGCACGTCTGCTGCACTGCCGCCCATCCGAGGTCGTCTTCACCTCCGGCGGAACGGAAAGCGACAACCTCGCCCTCTTCGGCGTCCTCTCGCCCGGCGATCACCTCATCACGACGAGCATCGAGCACCACGCCGTCCTCCATGCCGCCGAGTCGCTCACCTCACGCGGCGTCGAAGTCACCTTCCTGCCCGTCACTCCGGCGGGGCTGGTCGAACCGGCTGCCCTGCTCGCCGCCCTTCAGCCCAACACCCGCCTCGTCAGCATCATGTATGCCAACAACGAGACCGGCGTCATCCAGCCCATCGACGCGCTCGCCGGCATCGCCCACGCTGGCGGCGCGCTCTTCCACACCGATGCCGTCCAGGCAGGCGGCAAGCTCCCGCTCGACGTCAGCGCCCACGGCTTCCTCAAGGACGTCGACCTGCTCTCCCTCTCCGGCCACAAGATCTACGCCCCCAAGGGCATCGGAGTCCTCTACGTCCGCCGCAACGTGCGCCTCGCGCCTATGTTTCACGGCGGCTCGCACGAGCGCCAGCGCCGCCCTGGGACCGAAAACGTCGCTGGCATCGTAGGCTTCGGCAAGGCCGCCGAGCTCTCCGCTGAGTGGCTCAAGTCCGAAGGCCCGGCTCACCTCACCGCCCTTCGCGACCGCCTCGAGCAAGGCATCCTCTCGCAGATCGAAGAGACCGGAGTCAACGGAGCCGGAGCCCAGCGCGTCTCGAACACCACCAACATTTACTTCGACCACGTCGAAGCCGAGGCTCTCCTCATCGCGCTCGACCTCAAGGGCCTCTCCGTCAGTGGAGGCAGCGCCTGCCAGTCCGGAGCCACCGAACCCTCGCACGTCCTCACCGCCATGGGCCTCGGCGCCGCGCGAGCCCGCGCCAGCATCCGCTTCTCCCTCTCCAAGCTCACCACCGAAGAAGAAGTAGACCAGGCCCTCGCGCTGATCCCCGCCGCAGTCGCCCACCTGCGCGAACTGAGCCCCACCTACCACAAGAACGTAGCCACCCTCGTCTAG
- a CDS encoding citrate synthase, which translates to MSTVVAPKGLEGIVATSSSICWIDGDAGVLSYRGIDIHELAQRSTFEETAYLLWFGKLPNKAQLADFTRKLAEARKLDPKLIDFLRSVPATASPMEVLRTAVSLLGIYDPDEADSSHDANVRKSFRLTSQIAMIVALFDRIRKDKTVVEADPSLSHAANFLWMLNGEKPSETATRTFDIALILHAEHELNASTFAARVIAATLADIHSAITGAIGALKGPLHGGANEATMRLLYAIDKAGVDPVAHVKQMFAEKKKISGFGHRVYHTEDPRATHLRRMSEELSKTAGNMKWFEMSREIENFVKQEKKLNANVDFYSASAYTLLGIDIDLFTPIFAVSRIAGWAAHVIEQHDDNRLIRPRADYVGPTYPIHYTPIAERA; encoded by the coding sequence ATGTCCACTGTTGTTGCACCTAAAGGTCTGGAGGGCATTGTCGCCACCAGTTCATCCATCTGCTGGATCGACGGCGATGCAGGAGTCCTCTCCTACCGCGGCATCGACATCCACGAGCTTGCCCAGCGTTCTACCTTCGAAGAGACTGCCTATCTGCTCTGGTTCGGCAAGCTTCCTAATAAGGCTCAACTCGCTGACTTCACCCGCAAACTCGCCGAGGCCCGCAAGCTCGACCCCAAGCTCATCGACTTTCTCCGCAGCGTACCGGCCACCGCATCGCCCATGGAGGTGCTCCGCACCGCCGTCTCGCTGCTCGGCATCTATGATCCCGACGAGGCCGACAGCTCCCACGACGCCAACGTCCGCAAGTCTTTCCGGCTCACTTCGCAGATTGCCATGATCGTCGCTCTCTTCGATCGCATCCGCAAGGACAAGACCGTCGTCGAAGCCGATCCCTCCCTCTCACACGCCGCCAACTTCCTCTGGATGCTCAACGGGGAGAAGCCCTCGGAGACCGCCACCCGCACCTTCGACATCGCTCTCATCCTTCACGCCGAACACGAGCTCAACGCCAGCACCTTCGCTGCGCGCGTCATCGCCGCGACGCTCGCTGACATCCACTCCGCCATCACCGGAGCCATCGGCGCGCTCAAAGGCCCCCTCCACGGCGGAGCCAACGAAGCCACTATGCGACTCCTCTACGCCATCGACAAGGCCGGCGTCGATCCAGTGGCGCATGTCAAGCAGATGTTCGCGGAAAAGAAGAAGATCTCAGGCTTCGGCCACCGCGTCTACCATACTGAGGACCCGCGCGCCACGCACCTGCGCCGCATGTCCGAAGAGCTGAGCAAGACCGCAGGCAATATGAAGTGGTTCGAGATGTCGCGCGAGATCGAGAACTTCGTCAAGCAGGAGAAGAAGCTTAACGCCAACGTCGACTTCTACTCTGCCTCCGCCTACACCCTGCTCGGGATCGATATCGACCTCTTCACCCCCATCTTCGCCGTCAGCCGGATCGCTGGCTGGGCCGCACACGTCATCGAGCAGCATGACGACAACCGCCTCATCCGCCCGCGCGCGGACTACGTCGGTCCGACCTATCCGATCCACTACACCCCCATCGCCGAACGGGCCTGA
- a CDS encoding DinB family protein, with translation MMKRMVVVLALAGCCITGARAQMGATAPKIPAGTLVEPSKSLDGLLKIYEGQIMSAVNAMPADKFDFAPSQTIFKAEQTTSYDKVRTFGQMVAHVAQANYYFFGTLGGVKPDVDMKAIGNLTSKDDTVKALAASFAYAHKQLATLTAANAFASVKDDQTKASMAAFGIAHMCDHYGQLVEYLRMNGIVPPASQK, from the coding sequence ATGATGAAGCGGATGGTTGTGGTGTTGGCGCTGGCGGGTTGTTGCATCACAGGGGCAAGGGCACAGATGGGGGCGACGGCTCCTAAGATTCCTGCGGGAACCCTGGTTGAGCCTTCGAAGTCGCTCGATGGGCTACTGAAGATCTACGAAGGGCAGATCATGAGCGCGGTGAATGCCATGCCTGCGGACAAATTCGACTTTGCGCCGAGCCAGACGATCTTCAAGGCAGAGCAGACGACGAGCTATGACAAGGTGCGGACGTTTGGGCAGATGGTGGCGCATGTGGCGCAGGCGAACTACTACTTCTTCGGTACGCTGGGCGGGGTGAAGCCCGATGTCGATATGAAGGCGATCGGCAATCTGACGTCGAAGGACGACACGGTGAAGGCCCTGGCGGCTTCGTTTGCGTATGCGCATAAGCAGCTTGCGACGTTGACGGCGGCGAATGCGTTTGCTTCGGTGAAAGACGATCAGACCAAGGCCAGTATGGCGGCGTTTGGCATCGCGCATATGTGCGACCACTATGGGCAGTTGGTGGAGTATCTGCGGATGAATGGGATTGTGCCGCCGGCTAGCCAGAAGTAA
- a CDS encoding NAD(P)/FAD-dependent oxidoreductase → MPHADVCIAGAGIIGLSLALELHHRGAHVLVLDQGEPLSEASTAAAGMLAASDPDNPLRLRGLSDLSLSLYPSFLDRIASLSGIDVPLHTSTTLQALPQHLLDTIPAADTLSPQTLSLLLPQLVPGERRFILLPEHSLDPRELAVALLRAVRATTIDLRPRIAIHHLSATSGIEVHTSAGVFSSSLFVDCTGAWSLTSHLLPHLRVTPRKGQMLSVALPPSFPLHLVVRTPEVYVVPRTQGPAALRAIIGATVEDAGYDKTVYPEAITRLRDHAAALLPPLAEAGQIETWAGLRPATQDTLPILGSIPGRPNHFLATGHYRNGILLAPATAHVMAQLLNRESPSIDLVPFSPERNPTPGNKAY, encoded by the coding sequence ATGCCCCACGCTGACGTCTGCATTGCCGGGGCCGGCATCATCGGCCTCTCCCTCGCCCTTGAGCTCCACCACCGCGGGGCCCATGTCCTCGTACTCGATCAGGGCGAACCACTCTCCGAGGCCTCTACCGCCGCCGCCGGCATGCTCGCCGCCTCAGATCCCGACAACCCGCTCCGCCTCCGCGGCCTCTCCGACCTCAGCCTCTCGCTTTACCCCAGCTTCCTCGACCGTATCGCCTCTCTCTCCGGCATCGACGTCCCTCTCCACACCAGTACCACCCTGCAGGCCCTCCCTCAGCATCTCCTCGACACCATTCCCGCTGCGGACACGCTCTCGCCCCAGACCCTCTCCCTTCTTCTTCCGCAACTTGTCCCCGGCGAACGCCGCTTCATACTTCTCCCCGAGCACAGCCTCGATCCCCGTGAGCTCGCCGTCGCTCTCCTCCGTGCCGTCCGAGCCACGACGATCGACCTTCGTCCTCGCATCGCGATCCACCACCTGAGCGCAACCTCAGGCATCGAGGTCCACACCTCCGCCGGCGTCTTCTCCTCATCGCTCTTCGTCGACTGCACGGGAGCCTGGTCGCTCACGTCGCATCTTCTCCCTCACCTCCGTGTCACTCCGCGCAAAGGGCAGATGCTCTCCGTCGCCCTCCCTCCATCATTTCCTCTTCACCTCGTCGTCCGCACACCCGAGGTCTACGTCGTTCCCCGAACCCAGGGCCCGGCGGCGCTTCGCGCCATCATCGGAGCAACCGTCGAGGACGCCGGCTACGATAAGACCGTCTACCCTGAAGCCATCACCCGCCTTCGCGACCACGCCGCCGCGCTTCTTCCGCCCCTCGCCGAAGCCGGCCAGATCGAGACCTGGGCCGGCCTTCGCCCCGCCACGCAGGACACCCTCCCAATCCTCGGCTCCATTCCCGGCCGCCCCAACCACTTCCTCGCCACCGGCCACTACCGCAACGGAATACTTCTGGCTCCTGCCACCGCGCACGTCATGGCGCAGCTCCTCAACCGCGAGTCGCCATCGATCGACCTCGTGCCCTTCTCTCCGGAGCGGAATCCCACACCGGGAAATAAGGCCTATTGA